The following are from one region of the Paenibacillus bovis genome:
- a CDS encoding RNA polymerase sigma factor: protein MTDKELFETYNRDVYRTCYYMVHHASDAEDLCQDVFITIFRSDWQQIQQLRAWIIKVAVNLCLNHLRRRRSLRDKLLSYSQFWARPVPDTPDLLTANRESEAEWAIHFSRLPVKIRTVISLRYVHDLSLNEIAGILEIPVGTVKSRQHKGLQLLRHILEQQGQHSNLKGEHYETY from the coding sequence GTACCGTACCTGTTATTACATGGTTCATCACGCTTCCGATGCGGAAGATCTCTGCCAGGACGTATTTATTACTATTTTCCGCAGTGACTGGCAGCAGATTCAGCAGCTGCGGGCTTGGATTATCAAAGTGGCGGTCAATCTATGTCTGAATCATCTTCGGCGTAGACGAAGCTTGCGGGACAAGCTGCTTTCCTATTCCCAGTTCTGGGCTCGTCCAGTACCGGATACACCTGACCTATTAACGGCTAATCGGGAGTCGGAAGCGGAATGGGCGATCCACTTTAGCCGATTACCAGTCAAAATCAGAACGGTGATCTCATTGCGCTATGTGCATGATCTGAGTCTGAACGAAATAGCTGGTATTCTGGAGATTCCGGTCGGCACCGTTAAATCTCGACAGCACAAGGGATTGCAACTGCTGCGACACATACTGGAGCAGCAAGGACAGCACAGCAATCTGAAAGGAGAGCACTATGAAACCTATTGA